Proteins encoded within one genomic window of Streptomyces sp. NBC_01314:
- a CDS encoding response regulator transcription factor: protein MSVIRVLLACENKLLRDAVSGVLAPQQDIRILGAAGGRHLVRRAAEWHPHVVILVPWATAAAAHAVYVLRRVAPRSAVLVLSTRDADRTQFLAAGAHGCLPAQSGQEALLAAVRELSVTRAATPVPQSDITLSPRQREVLGLAAEALSNKQIARILDISIGTVKRHLHVVFQKLGAVSRLDAVARAHSAGLLPVAHGPAASLSKSVDRRILAKT from the coding sequence ATGTCCGTCATTCGCGTGCTCCTCGCCTGCGAGAACAAACTCTTACGGGACGCCGTGTCCGGGGTTCTCGCCCCGCAGCAGGACATTCGGATCCTGGGCGCGGCCGGTGGGAGACACCTCGTACGCCGCGCCGCCGAGTGGCATCCCCACGTGGTGATACTCGTCCCGTGGGCGACCGCTGCGGCAGCCCATGCCGTGTACGTCCTGCGAAGAGTGGCGCCGAGGAGCGCGGTGCTGGTGCTCAGCACCCGCGACGCCGACCGCACCCAGTTCCTGGCGGCGGGCGCGCACGGATGCCTGCCCGCGCAATCGGGTCAGGAGGCGTTGCTGGCCGCCGTACGAGAGTTGTCGGTGACACGTGCTGCCACTCCCGTGCCGCAGTCGGACATCACACTGTCGCCGCGTCAGCGGGAGGTGCTCGGCCTGGCTGCGGAGGCGCTGTCGAACAAGCAGATAGCCCGGATCCTGGATATCAGCATCGGCACCGTCAAACGGCATCTGCACGTCGTCTTTCAGAAGTTGGGAGCGGTGTCCCGGCTGGACGCGGTCGCACGAGCCCATTCCGCAGGCCTGCTGCCCGTCGCCCACGGGCCGGCCGCATCGCTGTCGAAGTCCGTCGACCGTCGCATCCTTGCGAAGACCTGA
- a CDS encoding class I SAM-dependent methyltransferase: MNVDSTTESMAYSTEHAEIYDRIHASRGRDWAAEADTLADLALRLRPGSLSLLDIACGTGEHLRRFAERFTTVAGVELSRGMCEIARRKQPGVPVHHGDMRAFDLGRRFDVVTCMCFSLAYMASTDELNQAVANMARHLDPGGVAIAEPWWFPERFLDGFVSGAVAQDERGVISRVSHSVRDGRRSRMTVRYTVAEVAGIKDFTETEVHSLFTRDEYETAFLLAGLKAEFREGGPNGRGLFVATHT, from the coding sequence GTGAACGTCGATTCCACGACGGAATCCATGGCCTACAGCACCGAGCACGCCGAGATATACGACAGGATTCACGCGAGCCGCGGTAGGGACTGGGCCGCCGAAGCCGACACCCTCGCGGACCTGGCCCTGCGACTGCGGCCCGGATCCTTGTCTCTCCTCGACATCGCCTGTGGCACGGGTGAGCACCTGAGGCGCTTCGCTGAGCGCTTCACGACCGTGGCAGGGGTGGAACTCTCGCGGGGTATGTGCGAGATCGCCCGGCGAAAGCAGCCTGGAGTCCCCGTCCACCACGGCGACATGCGCGCCTTCGATCTGGGACGGCGCTTCGATGTCGTCACCTGCATGTGCTTCTCGCTGGCCTACATGGCCTCGACCGACGAGCTCAACCAGGCGGTCGCGAACATGGCGCGGCATCTCGACCCGGGTGGTGTCGCCATCGCCGAGCCGTGGTGGTTCCCGGAGAGGTTCCTCGACGGGTTCGTGTCGGGCGCGGTGGCCCAGGACGAGCGAGGCGTGATCAGTCGCGTCTCGCACTCCGTCCGGGACGGGCGCAGAAGCCGTATGACCGTCCGCTACACGGTCGCCGAAGTGGCCGGCATCAAGGACTTCACCGAAACCGAAGTGCACTCGCTGTTCACCCGTGACGAGTACGAGACGGCCTTTCTCCTCGCCGGTCTGAAGGCGGAGTTCCGCGAAGGCGGGCCCAACGGCAGGGGTCTGTTCGTCGCGACGCACACGTGA
- a CDS encoding MFS transporter: MQESSLRATKREWIGLAVLALPSMLVTMDLTLLHLAVPQMSADLNPSSSQLLWITDIYGFLIAGFLVTMGTLGDRVGRRLLLLLGSGAFGVASVLTAYADTPEMLILTRGVLGVAGACLAPSTLSLIRNMFPSPAQRTTAVTIWSTSFMLGGALGPVVGGVLLEYFWWGSVFLLAVPVMVLLLAVGPFLLPEYRNPEGGRVDLVSSVLSLIAVLSMIYGLKEVAKYGLEPVPLGAIVAGAAIGYVFVRRQRTLTHPLLNLSLFGNRAFSASLSTLLLTVMFLMGIQFVIAQFLQSVLELSPLKAGLWLLPAVIAGMVAALAASGIVGKVRPAYVFGAGMVLAAVGFTVLWGVSAESGPGVVMLASILMFAGLAPVSALGIDMIVGAAPPEQAGPAAAISETSNEFGGALGIAVVGSIGTTVYRDTMADTYPDGVPAGADDTLAGALEAAARMPGEAGEALAAAARDAFAEGLQINSFVAMPLMLLMALGVSFLLRQVKPAAQEEEAAPAEQTVPATGGPEPSTVR; encoded by the coding sequence ATGCAAGAGAGCTCGTTACGGGCGACGAAGCGGGAGTGGATCGGCCTGGCCGTGCTCGCACTTCCATCCATGCTGGTCACCATGGATCTGACCCTGCTGCACCTGGCGGTGCCGCAGATGAGCGCGGACCTGAACCCCAGCAGCTCGCAACTGCTGTGGATCACTGACATCTATGGCTTCCTCATCGCCGGGTTCCTCGTCACGATGGGTACCCTGGGCGACCGCGTGGGACGGAGGCTGCTGCTGCTGCTGGGTTCCGGTGCCTTCGGTGTGGCCTCCGTCCTCACTGCGTACGCGGACACGCCGGAGATGCTCATCCTGACGCGCGGCGTGCTGGGTGTGGCCGGAGCGTGTCTGGCTCCCTCCACCCTGTCGTTGATCCGCAACATGTTCCCCTCACCCGCCCAGCGCACGACCGCGGTCACCATCTGGTCGACCAGCTTCATGCTGGGCGGCGCACTGGGCCCGGTGGTCGGCGGCGTCCTTCTGGAGTACTTCTGGTGGGGCTCGGTCTTCCTGCTGGCCGTGCCGGTGATGGTACTGCTGCTCGCCGTAGGCCCTTTCCTGCTGCCGGAGTACCGCAACCCGGAGGGTGGGCGTGTCGACCTGGTCAGCTCAGTGCTGTCGCTGATTGCCGTGCTCTCCATGATCTACGGCCTCAAGGAGGTGGCCAAGTACGGCCTGGAACCCGTCCCGTTGGGGGCAATCGTGGCCGGGGCGGCCATCGGCTACGTCTTCGTACGGCGTCAGCGCACGCTGACCCACCCCCTGCTCAACCTGAGCCTGTTCGGCAACCGGGCCTTCAGCGCCTCCCTGTCGACCTTGCTGCTCACCGTCATGTTCCTGATGGGAATCCAGTTCGTCATCGCGCAGTTCCTGCAGAGCGTGCTCGAACTCTCGCCCCTCAAGGCGGGGTTGTGGCTGCTGCCTGCAGTGATCGCCGGCATGGTCGCGGCGCTTGCCGCCTCCGGCATCGTCGGCAAGGTGCGTCCGGCCTATGTTTTCGGGGCGGGCATGGTCCTGGCCGCCGTGGGGTTCACGGTGCTCTGGGGAGTCTCCGCAGAGTCCGGGCCCGGCGTGGTGATGCTGGCGTCGATCCTGATGTTCGCCGGTCTGGCCCCGGTCTCCGCGCTCGGCATCGACATGATCGTCGGCGCCGCGCCGCCGGAGCAGGCCGGACCCGCCGCCGCGATCTCGGAGACGTCCAACGAGTTCGGTGGCGCCCTCGGTATCGCCGTGGTCGGCAGCATCGGCACCACCGTCTACCGGGACACCATGGCCGACACCTACCCGGACGGCGTGCCCGCCGGTGCGGACGACACACTCGCCGGCGCACTGGAAGCCGCGGCGCGCATGCCGGGCGAGGCGGGTGAGGCCCTGGCCGCTGCCGCACGCGACGCATTCGCCGAGGGCCTGCAGATCAACTCGTTCGTGGCCATGCCCCTGATGCTCCTCATGGCACTGGGTGTGTCCTTCCTGCTCCGCCAGGTGAAGCCTGCCGCGCAGGAGGAGGAAGCGGCTCCCGCCGAGCAGACCGTCCCCGCCACCGGCGGACCGGAACCCTCGACGGTCAGGTAG
- a CDS encoding glucose-1-phosphate thymidylyltransferase, which produces MKALVLAGGAGTRLRPFSYSMPKQLIPIANKPVLAHVLENIRDLAVTDVGIIVGDRPSEIVEAVGDGSRFGLRITYIPQTEPLGLAHCVLLARDFLGDDDFVMYLGDNMLPEGVGDIAAEFRARRPDAQVVVHKVDNPQAFGVAELDAEGSLLRLVEKPRRPRSDLALIGVYFFTPAIHEAVAAISPSSRGELEITDAVQWLLSNGAPVTASRYTGYWRDTGRVEDVLECNRVLLRDLKPLIEGVVDESCHIRGPIVVEAGARVTRSCIDGPAIIGADTVVEDSHIGPNTSIGRGCELRGTHIDFSIALDGARVSHVTGLHGSLIGRGATVGPRPDRTAHHRLVVGDHTHIEVSA; this is translated from the coding sequence ATGAAGGCCCTGGTGCTCGCGGGCGGAGCGGGAACCCGCTTACGTCCGTTCAGTTACTCGATGCCCAAACAGCTCATACCCATCGCGAACAAGCCCGTCCTCGCGCATGTCCTGGAGAACATCAGAGACCTGGCTGTGACGGACGTCGGCATCATCGTGGGCGATCGCCCCTCGGAGATCGTCGAGGCGGTCGGCGACGGATCCCGGTTCGGTCTGAGGATCACGTACATACCGCAGACGGAGCCCCTCGGACTGGCGCACTGTGTGCTGCTCGCCCGCGACTTCCTGGGCGACGACGACTTCGTCATGTACCTCGGCGACAACATGCTCCCTGAAGGGGTGGGGGACATCGCCGCCGAGTTCCGCGCGCGGCGGCCGGACGCCCAAGTCGTCGTGCACAAGGTGGACAACCCCCAGGCGTTCGGCGTCGCCGAACTCGACGCGGAGGGCTCCCTCCTGCGGCTCGTGGAGAAGCCGCGCAGGCCGCGCAGCGATCTCGCCCTCATCGGCGTGTACTTCTTCACGCCCGCCATCCACGAGGCGGTCGCGGCGATCAGCCCGAGCAGCCGGGGAGAACTCGAGATCACCGACGCCGTCCAGTGGCTGCTCAGCAACGGCGCGCCGGTGACGGCCAGCAGGTACACGGGCTACTGGCGGGACACGGGCCGGGTCGAGGACGTCCTGGAGTGCAACCGCGTCCTGCTGCGGGATCTCAAGCCCTTGATCGAGGGCGTGGTGGACGAGTCCTGCCACATCCGCGGGCCGATCGTCGTCGAGGCCGGCGCCCGGGTGACCCGCTCGTGCATCGACGGGCCGGCCATCATCGGCGCCGACACCGTCGTCGAGGACAGCCACATCGGCCCGAACACGTCCATCGGACGAGGCTGCGAACTGCGGGGCACCCACATCGACTTCTCCATCGCTCTGGACGGCGCCCGGGTATCGCACGTCACCGGACTGCACGGTTCGCTGATCGGCCGCGGCGCGACGGTCGGTCCCCGTCCGGACCGGACCGCGCACCACCGGCTGGTCGTCGGTGACCACACGCACATCGAGGTGTCGGCATGA
- a CDS encoding NDP-hexose 2,3-dehydratase family protein: MTGQHTAAAVGPRSPARILRPRSDLTHGDRVAASLAVRDSAVKPTAEVTRWLAERRDAHAFRVNRIPLRELDGWHFAPGTGDLVHRSGRFFTIAGLEVSIEGSYATSWQQPVIRQPETGILGLLAKEIDGVLHFLMQAKMEPGNPDLLQLSPTVQATRSNYTRAHGGARVKYLDYFVGPEPGRDHVLADSLQSEHGSWFYRKSNRNMVVETRDDPPEDKDFCWLTLGQIGELLRLDDVVNMDARSVLACVLPDRGATALHTDTDVVSWLTAERSRQLLLAGPRPLCDVAEWTVGEEAIERPDGRYFQVVAVAAEAPSREVTGWSQPLVEPRGEGIAAFLTRRIGGVRHFLAQARAEGGLVHGPEIAPTVQCTPGNYAHLPAPERPPFLDDVLACAGSPRIRYEAVHSEEGGRFLNAQSRYLVIEADEAQSSPEPPCGYRWVTYGQLAALARYGHCLNVQARTLLACIGTIPELQGDAP, translated from the coding sequence GTGACGGGGCAGCACACGGCGGCCGCGGTGGGCCCGCGCTCGCCGGCGCGGATCCTGCGGCCCCGGTCGGACCTCACGCACGGTGACCGTGTCGCTGCCTCGCTGGCCGTGCGGGACAGCGCGGTGAAACCCACCGCTGAGGTGACCCGATGGCTGGCGGAGCGGCGCGACGCCCACGCCTTCCGGGTGAACCGGATCCCCTTGCGTGAACTCGACGGGTGGCACTTCGCCCCGGGCACGGGCGACCTCGTCCACCGTAGCGGGCGGTTCTTCACGATCGCGGGGCTGGAGGTGTCGATCGAGGGGAGTTACGCGACGTCCTGGCAGCAGCCGGTGATCCGGCAGCCCGAGACCGGAATCCTGGGACTGCTCGCCAAGGAGATCGACGGTGTCCTGCACTTCCTGATGCAGGCCAAGATGGAGCCGGGGAATCCGGACCTCCTCCAGCTCTCGCCCACGGTCCAGGCCACCCGCAGCAACTACACGCGGGCCCACGGAGGGGCGAGGGTCAAGTACCTCGACTACTTCGTCGGACCCGAGCCGGGCCGTGACCACGTCCTCGCGGACTCCCTCCAGTCCGAGCACGGCTCCTGGTTCTACCGCAAGAGCAACCGCAACATGGTGGTGGAGACTCGGGACGATCCTCCCGAGGACAAGGACTTCTGCTGGCTCACCCTCGGCCAGATCGGCGAGCTCCTCCGTCTCGACGACGTCGTGAACATGGACGCACGATCGGTGCTCGCCTGCGTGCTCCCCGACCGTGGCGCGACGGCGCTGCACACCGACACGGACGTGGTCTCCTGGCTGACCGCGGAGAGGTCCCGGCAACTGCTGCTGGCCGGTCCGCGGCCACTGTGTGACGTAGCGGAATGGACCGTCGGCGAGGAGGCGATCGAGCGCCCCGACGGCCGCTACTTCCAGGTGGTGGCCGTCGCGGCCGAGGCGCCCAGCCGGGAGGTGACCGGCTGGTCCCAGCCTCTCGTCGAGCCCCGAGGAGAGGGGATCGCCGCATTTCTGACCCGCCGGATCGGAGGTGTACGGCATTTCCTGGCACAGGCCCGCGCAGAAGGGGGCCTGGTGCACGGACCGGAGATCGCGCCCACGGTCCAGTGCACGCCCGGGAACTACGCGCACCTTCCGGCGCCGGAGCGACCTCCGTTCCTGGACGATGTCCTCGCCTGTGCCGGAAGCCCACGGATCCGGTACGAGGCTGTCCACTCCGAGGAGGGGGGGCGGTTCCTGAACGCCCAGAGCCGCTATCTGGTCATCGAGGCGGACGAGGCCCAGTCGTCCCCCGAACCACCGTGCGGCTATCGCTGGGTGACGTACGGCCAGCTCGCGGCCTTGGCCCGGTACGGGCACTGCCTGAACGTCCAGGCCAGGACCCTGCTCGCCTGTATCGGCACCATCCCCGAGTTACAAGGAGACGCCCCGTGA
- a CDS encoding aldo/keto reductase, with protein sequence MEYTQLGRTALRVSRLCLGTVNFGGRVDEEAGHRLMTRALEHGLNFLDTADMYGWRVHKGYTEETIGRWFAGDPARRERVVLSTKVGNGMSPAPNDSGLSARHIVASCEASLRRLGTDRIDLYQMHHIDRSAPWDEVWQAMDLLVSQGKVLYVGSSNFAGWHVATAQEAALRRHSLGLVAESCVYNLVSRQVELELLPAARAYGLAVLPWSPLHGGLLGGVLDKLREGTAVKSAQGRAVPALKEHEQRVESYENLCREIGVPPAQVGLAWVLSRPGVTSPVIGPRTDEQLDGALAALELRLDPQLLSRLDELFPGPGAEAPEAWITA encoded by the coding sequence ATGGAGTACACACAGCTGGGGCGCACCGCCCTGCGCGTCAGCCGACTGTGCCTGGGTACGGTCAACTTCGGCGGCAGGGTCGACGAGGAGGCGGGCCACCGTCTCATGACCCGCGCGCTGGAGCACGGGCTGAACTTCCTGGACACCGCCGACATGTACGGCTGGCGGGTCCACAAGGGCTACACCGAGGAGACCATCGGCCGCTGGTTCGCCGGCGACCCCGCGCGCCGCGAGCGCGTGGTGCTGTCCACCAAGGTGGGCAACGGGATGTCCCCGGCACCCAACGACAGCGGGCTGTCGGCCCGTCACATCGTCGCCTCCTGCGAGGCGTCGCTACGGAGGCTGGGCACCGACCGCATCGATCTCTACCAGATGCACCACATCGACCGCAGCGCGCCCTGGGACGAGGTCTGGCAGGCGATGGACCTGCTGGTCAGCCAGGGGAAGGTCCTGTACGTGGGGTCGTCCAACTTCGCGGGCTGGCATGTCGCGACGGCGCAGGAGGCGGCGCTGCGCCGGCACTCGCTGGGACTCGTCGCGGAGAGCTGCGTCTACAACCTGGTCTCGCGCCAGGTCGAACTCGAACTGCTCCCCGCAGCCCGGGCGTACGGCCTGGCGGTGCTTCCCTGGTCCCCGCTGCACGGCGGTCTGCTGGGCGGGGTCCTGGACAAGCTTCGCGAGGGAACGGCGGTCAAGTCCGCGCAGGGCCGTGCGGTGCCGGCGCTCAAGGAGCACGAACAGCGCGTCGAGTCGTACGAGAACCTGTGCCGGGAGATCGGCGTGCCTCCCGCCCAGGTGGGCCTGGCCTGGGTGCTGTCGCGCCCCGGGGTGACCTCACCGGTCATCGGGCCCCGCACCGACGAGCAGCTGGACGGCGCGCTGGCCGCGCTGGAGCTCCGGCTCGATCCCCAGCTCCTGAGCCGCCTGGACGAGCTCTTTCCCGGACCGG
- a CDS encoding dTDP-4-dehydrorhamnose 3,5-epimerase family protein, whose translation MKVRPTALEGAYTVEPEHLDDIRGTFYEALRTEELEQATGRPFVVSQVNYSVSRYNTLRGLHGVTDPPGQAKVVTCVRGALRDIIVDLRPQSPTFGDWHVSVLDAARGNAVLIPEGFGHGFLALTDDTCVCYLLSTVHVPGTQIDIDPLDPELALPWGFEEPPLMSHKDARAQSLRSALASGVLSSRFPEDVIDLDRG comes from the coding sequence ATGAAGGTCCGGCCCACGGCCCTCGAAGGGGCGTACACCGTCGAGCCCGAGCACCTCGACGACATACGCGGCACGTTCTATGAGGCGCTGCGCACCGAGGAACTGGAGCAGGCCACTGGACGGCCCTTCGTCGTGTCGCAGGTCAACTACTCGGTTTCCCGATACAACACCCTGCGTGGTCTGCACGGCGTCACCGATCCGCCGGGGCAGGCGAAGGTCGTCACCTGTGTGCGGGGTGCGCTGCGCGACATCATCGTCGATCTTCGGCCCCAGAGCCCCACGTTCGGTGACTGGCACGTGAGCGTCCTCGACGCAGCCAGGGGAAACGCGGTGCTGATCCCTGAGGGATTCGGGCACGGCTTCCTCGCGCTGACGGACGACACCTGCGTCTGCTACCTGCTCTCCACGGTCCATGTCCCCGGCACCCAGATCGACATCGACCCCTTGGACCCCGAACTCGCCCTCCCCTGGGGCTTCGAGGAACCGCCGCTCATGTCGCACAAGGATGCGCGGGCGCAGAGTCTGCGCTCCGCGCTGGCGTCCGGAGTGCTCTCTTCGCGCTTTCCCGAAGACGTCATTGACCTCGACCGCGGTTGA
- a CDS encoding DegT/DnrJ/EryC1/StrS family aminotransferase: MINVFQPSLGREELQAIAEVFSDNWPGHGVRTAAFEKEFAEHIGVPGESVLFLNNATAGLFLAMELLELEPGDEVVLPSVSFVSAANAIAATGAVPVFCDVDPYTLNPAVEDVERALTPRTRAVCVLHYGGYPGEVARIAELCRSRRIPLLEDAACGVASRVEGRSCGTFGELATWSFDSMKTLVTGDGGMLYVQDEKLMATARRLAYYGTRQKSGFSSARVSDRWWELDVEGFGRRLIGNDLTAAIGRVQLRRLPDFISAREKAAACYTASLADVEGVRLPPPAPPGHTLSHYFYWVQLDNGIRDRVAADLRDRGIYTTFRYPPLHRVPAYGFRGTLPATDRAAEETLLLPLHQGLSEQDVDQVVRELGAAVARRGGGGT, translated from the coding sequence GTGATCAATGTGTTTCAGCCCAGCCTGGGGCGGGAAGAACTCCAGGCCATCGCAGAGGTCTTCTCGGACAACTGGCCCGGGCATGGGGTGCGGACTGCTGCATTCGAGAAGGAATTCGCGGAACATATCGGTGTGCCCGGCGAGAGCGTACTGTTCCTGAACAACGCCACGGCTGGACTCTTCCTTGCCATGGAGTTGCTGGAGCTGGAGCCGGGCGATGAGGTGGTGCTCCCGTCGGTGAGCTTTGTGTCGGCGGCCAACGCCATTGCGGCCACCGGCGCGGTCCCTGTCTTCTGTGACGTGGACCCCTACACGCTCAACCCCGCCGTCGAGGACGTCGAGCGTGCGTTGACGCCCCGGACGCGAGCCGTGTGCGTCCTGCACTACGGCGGATACCCGGGGGAGGTCGCACGTATTGCGGAACTGTGCCGAAGCCGCAGAATTCCGCTGTTGGAGGATGCGGCCTGTGGCGTCGCCTCCCGCGTGGAAGGCCGGTCCTGCGGCACATTCGGAGAATTGGCGACCTGGAGTTTCGACTCCATGAAAACCCTGGTCACCGGTGACGGCGGAATGCTCTATGTGCAGGACGAGAAGCTGATGGCGACTGCCCGCCGCCTGGCCTACTACGGCACCAGGCAGAAGAGTGGGTTCAGTTCCGCACGCGTCTCCGACCGGTGGTGGGAACTGGATGTGGAAGGGTTCGGGCGGCGGCTCATAGGAAACGATCTGACGGCGGCGATAGGCCGCGTGCAGTTGCGCAGATTGCCCGACTTCATCTCCGCCCGTGAAAAGGCCGCAGCCTGCTATACCGCATCGCTGGCGGACGTGGAAGGCGTGCGGCTTCCGCCTCCTGCGCCACCCGGCCACACTCTGTCCCACTATTTCTATTGGGTGCAACTGGACAACGGTATTCGGGACCGGGTGGCCGCAGACCTCCGGGACCGAGGTATCTACACCACGTTTCGGTATCCGCCACTGCACCGTGTCCCGGCATATGGATTCCGCGGGACTCTGCCGGCCACCGACCGGGCGGCGGAGGAGACCCTGCTGCTGCCCCTCCACCAGGGGCTGTCCGAGCAGGACGTGGACCAGGTGGTGCGCGAACTCGGGGCTGCGGTGGCTCGGCGGGGCGGTGGGGGCACATGA
- the rfbB gene encoding dTDP-glucose 4,6-dehydratase, with translation MRIMVTGGAGFIGSHYVRTLLLGGYPGSDSVSVTVLDNLTYAGNRANLPPSHPRLDFVRGDVCDPSLLRELLPGHDAVVHFAAESHVDRSLVSAGEFIRTNVGGTHAVLDAALATGVPRAVHISTDEVYGSIDHGSWTEESPLLPNSPYAASKAAADLVARSYFRTYGLDVSITRCSNNYGPYQHPEKLIPLFVTHLLEGRTVPLYGTGDNRREWLHVDDHCRAVHRVLLGGRAGEVYNIGSGSEYSNLSVTERLVELCDADRSAIRYVTDRKGHDRRYALDDTKIREELGYAPAISFVDGLADTVDWYRSNPAWWKAAKYGTDGEQSTDGNAADARIAGHEGAWAR, from the coding sequence ATGAGAATCATGGTCACCGGGGGTGCCGGTTTCATCGGCTCGCACTACGTACGCACCCTCCTCTTGGGCGGGTACCCGGGAAGCGACAGCGTCTCGGTCACCGTGTTGGACAACCTCACGTACGCGGGAAACCGGGCGAACCTCCCTCCGTCCCATCCGCGCCTGGACTTCGTACGCGGCGACGTATGTGACCCGTCCCTGCTGCGGGAACTGCTTCCCGGGCACGACGCCGTGGTGCACTTCGCCGCGGAGTCCCATGTGGACCGGTCCCTCGTGTCCGCCGGGGAGTTCATCCGCACGAACGTCGGCGGCACGCACGCCGTACTCGACGCGGCCCTCGCCACGGGCGTACCGCGGGCCGTGCACATCTCCACCGACGAGGTCTACGGCTCCATCGACCACGGGTCCTGGACGGAGGAGTCACCGCTCCTGCCCAACTCCCCGTACGCCGCGAGCAAGGCAGCGGCGGACCTGGTCGCCCGCTCCTACTTCAGGACGTACGGCCTCGACGTCTCCATCACTCGCTGCTCGAACAACTACGGCCCGTACCAGCATCCGGAGAAGCTGATCCCGCTGTTCGTCACCCATCTGCTGGAGGGACGGACCGTCCCGCTCTACGGCACGGGCGACAACCGGCGCGAGTGGCTGCACGTGGACGACCACTGCCGCGCGGTGCACAGAGTGCTCCTCGGCGGCAGGGCCGGCGAGGTCTACAACATCGGCAGCGGCAGCGAGTACAGCAACCTCTCGGTGACGGAACGGCTGGTCGAGCTGTGTGACGCCGATCGTTCCGCGATCCGCTACGTCACCGACCGCAAGGGGCACGACCGCCGCTACGCGCTCGACGACACCAAGATCCGTGAGGAACTGGGCTACGCGCCCGCGATCTCCTTCGTCGACGGCCTGGCGGACACGGTCGACTGGTACCGGTCGAACCCGGCCTGGTGGAAGGCCGCGAAGTACGGAACCGACGGCGAGCAGAGCACGGACGGCAATGCCGCCGACGCGCGGATCGCGGGTCACGAGGGGGCGTGGGCCCGGTGA
- a CDS encoding activator-dependent family glycosyltransferase, protein MRVMIATFPSTSHLYPVIPLAWALQSAGHEVCVVGHPGMGTDDMAATVTGAGVTAVPVGESVVTADSEPTEEEGSHLDIPPDAFALDMLTSGPAEWELLQKRLLSIIGQCYPLDADKGMVTELVEFARSWRPDLVLWDPLCLPAAVAARVAGAAHARILWGQDKMGWVWDRASGRSAERDPMARWMRPLLDRYGLDFSEELLLGQWSVDLVPQAARLPLDTRTVPLRWVPYNEASVVPEWLREPPERPRVCLTLGVSSRHLFGKDTGFPLEEMLDVVAGLDIEVVATLNRAQLTGLDRIPENVRTVDFVPLNQLLPSCAAIVHHGGWGTFSVAATHRVPQLILPVPTWDEPVAARYVAQRGAGPLLDPARLTPDELGRRLSRALEEPTFRQGTADLQSDRLAAPSPAEIVPVLERLTTHHRGLPLG, encoded by the coding sequence ATGCGTGTCATGATCGCGACGTTCCCGTCGACTTCGCACCTTTACCCCGTCATACCCCTTGCCTGGGCCCTGCAGAGCGCCGGCCACGAGGTGTGTGTGGTCGGCCACCCCGGAATGGGGACGGACGACATGGCGGCCACCGTGACCGGCGCCGGTGTGACCGCCGTTCCCGTCGGCGAGAGCGTGGTCACCGCAGACTCGGAGCCGACGGAGGAAGAGGGCAGTCACCTCGACATCCCACCCGACGCCTTCGCCCTGGACATGCTGACCAGCGGCCCGGCCGAGTGGGAACTGCTCCAGAAGCGGCTTCTGTCGATCATCGGCCAGTGCTATCCGCTCGACGCCGACAAGGGAATGGTCACCGAGCTGGTGGAGTTCGCTCGCTCCTGGCGGCCCGACCTCGTGCTGTGGGACCCGCTCTGCCTGCCCGCGGCGGTCGCGGCACGGGTCGCCGGAGCCGCCCACGCCCGCATCCTGTGGGGCCAGGACAAGATGGGGTGGGTCTGGGACCGAGCGAGCGGACGGTCTGCCGAACGCGACCCGATGGCGCGCTGGATGCGCCCCCTGCTCGACCGGTACGGGCTGGACTTCTCGGAGGAGTTGCTCCTCGGCCAGTGGAGCGTGGACCTGGTCCCGCAGGCGGCGAGGCTGCCTCTGGACACCCGTACCGTGCCGCTGCGGTGGGTGCCCTACAACGAAGCATCGGTCGTCCCCGAATGGCTTCGTGAACCTCCGGAGCGCCCCCGCGTCTGCCTGACCCTGGGCGTCAGCTCGCGGCACCTTTTCGGCAAGGACACCGGCTTCCCGCTGGAGGAGATGCTCGACGTCGTGGCCGGCCTCGACATCGAGGTCGTGGCCACCCTGAACCGGGCGCAGCTGACGGGCCTGGACCGGATCCCGGAGAACGTCCGCACCGTGGACTTCGTGCCGCTCAACCAGTTGCTGCCCTCCTGCGCGGCCATCGTCCACCACGGCGGCTGGGGAACCTTCTCCGTCGCGGCCACGCACCGGGTGCCCCAGCTCATCCTTCCGGTGCCCACGTGGGACGAACCGGTCGCTGCGCGGTACGTGGCACAGCGCGGTGCGGGCCCGCTGCTGGACCCGGCGCGGCTCACCCCGGACGAGCTGGGCCGCCGGCTGAGCCGTGCCCTGGAGGAGCCCACGTTCCGGCAGGGCACGGCGGACCTCCAGAGCGACCGTCTCGCCGCGCCCTCGCCGGCGGAGATCGTCCCTGTCCTGGAGCGGCTGACAACACACCACCGTGGCCTGCCGCTCGGCTGA